A stretch of the Panicum virgatum strain AP13 chromosome 9N, P.virgatum_v5, whole genome shotgun sequence genome encodes the following:
- the LOC120693077 gene encoding BTB/POZ domain-containing protein At1g03010-like isoform X2, producing MGVATVTELKQSISGKRTFRPSLISRHANEWPPTDVSSDLTVEVGTSSFALHKFPLVSRSGKIRRLVAEAKDAKLARHSLHGTPGGAPAFELAAKFCYGVHVDVTVANVAMLRCAAHYLQMTEDFSDKNLEARAEAFLRDAVLPSIASSVAVLRSCEALLPAAEDVNLPARLIAAIASNVCKEQLTSGLSKLDQCAQLKPPAAFVAELDSPGDWWGKSVAGLGLDLFQRLLSAVKAKGLKQETVTRILINYAQNSLHGLMARDVHGAAKCGGGADADAVKKQRAVVETIVSLLPAQSKRSPVPMAFLSGLLKTAMAVSASSICRADLEKRIGMQLDQAILEDILIAAGAGAGAGTGTPAGQQHGLYDTDVVARIFSVFLNLDDDNEEDGGFDYDSPRSPKQSLLVKAAKLLDSYLAEVALDSNILPSKFISLAELLPDHARLVTDGLYRAVDIFLKVHPNIKEAERYRLCKAIDCQRLTPDACSHAAQNERLPVQMAVQVLYFEQLRLRSAIQAGGGGGSMGGGHDAALFFGCAAAAQGGVNMRSGSGVGSGAMSPRDNYASVRRENRELKLEVARMRMRLTDLEKDHVSMKRELVRVGPANRLLRGFARSLGRLFRMRPAAEPGLQQLGAKATADAKVLFQRRRRHSIS from the exons atgggCGTGGCGACGGTGACAGAGCTGAAGCAGAGCATCTCCGGGAAGAGGACGTTCCGGCCGAGTCTCATCAGCCGCCACGCCAATGAGTG GCCTCCGACCGACGTCTCCAGCGACCTCACCGTTGAGGTCGGCACGTCCAGCTTCGCCCTCCACAAG TTCCCGCTGGTCTCCCGGAGCGGCAAGATCCGGcggctcgtggcggaggccaaGGACGCCAAGCTGGCGCGGCACAGCCTGCACGGCAcgcccggcggcgcgccggcgttcGAGCTCGCCGCCAAGTTCTGCTACGGCGTCCACGTCGACGTCACGGTCGCCAACGTCGCCATGCTCCGCTGCGCCGCGCACTACCTGCAGATGACCGAGGACTTCTCCGACAAGAACCTCGAGGCCCGCGCCGAGGCCTTCCTCCGCGACGCCGTGCTCCCCAGCATCGCCAGCTCCGTCGCCGTGCTCCGCAGCTGCGAGGCGCTGCTCCCGGCCGCCGAGGACGTCAACCTCCCCGCGCGCCTCATCGCCGCCATCGCCAGCAACGTGTGCAAGGAGCAGCTCACCTCGGGCCTGTCCAAGCTGGACCAGTGCGCGCAGCTCAAGCCGCCCGCGGCGTTCGTCGCCGAGCTCGACTCGCCGGGCGACTGGTGGGGCAAGTCGGTGGCCGGCCTCGGGCTCGACCTGTTCCAGCGCCTGCTCTCCGCCGTGAAGGCCAAGGGGCTCAAGCAGGAGACGGTGACGCGGATCCTCATCAACTACGCGCAGAACTCGCTGCACGGGCTCATGGCGAGGGACGTGCACGGCGCCGccaagtgcggcggcggcgcggacgccgACGCCGTTAAGAAGCAGCGCGCCGTCGTCGAGACCATCGTGAGCCTGCTCCCGGCGCAGTCGAAGAGGAGCCCCGTGCCGATGGCCTTCCTCTCGGGGCTCCTCAAGACGGCGATGGCGGTGTCCGCGTCCAGCATCTGCAGGGCCGACCTCGAGAAGCGGATCGGCATGCAGCTGGACCAGGCCATCCTGGAGGACATActcatcgccgccggcgcgggcgcgggcgcgggcacgggcACGCCGGCCGGGCAGCAGCACGGGCTGTACGACACGGACGTGGTGGCGCGCATCTTCTCGGTGTTcctcaacctcgacgacgacaacgaggaggacggcgggttcgactACGACAGCCCGCGGTCCCCGAAGCAGAGCCTCCTGGTGAAGGCCGCCAAGCTGCTGGACAGCTACCTCGCGGAGGTGGCGCTCGACTCCAACATCCTGCCGTCCAAGTTCATCTCCCTCGCCGAGCTGCTCCCCGACCACGCCCGCCTCGTCACCGACGGCCTCTACCGCGCCGTCGACATCTTCCTCAAG GTGCACCCGAACATCAAGGAGGCGGAGCGGTACCGGCTGTGCAAGGCGATTGACTGCCAGCGGCTGACGCCGGACGCGTGCAGCCACGCGGCGCAGAACGAGCGGCTGCCGGTGCAGATGGCGGTGCAGGTGCTCTACTTCGAGCAGCTGCGGCTGCGGAGCGCGAtccaggccggcggcggcggcggcagcatggGCGGCGGGCACGATGCGGCGCTCTTCTtcgggtgcgcggcggcggcgcagggcggcgtgAACATGCGGTCCGGCAGCGGCGTGGGCAGCGGCGCCATGTCGCCGCGGGACAACTACGCGTCGGTGCGGCGCGAGAATCGGGAGCTGAAGCTGGAGGTGGCGCGCATGCGGATGCGGCTGACGGACCTGGAGAAGGACCACGTGAGCATGAAGCGGGAGCTGGTTCGCGTGGGCCCTGCCAACCGCCTGCTCCGGGGCTTCGCGCGCAGCCTCGGCAGGCTCTTCCGGATGCGCCCGGCCGCCGAGCCCGGCCTGCAGCAGCTCGGCGCCAAGGCCACCGCCGACGCCAAGGTGCtcttccagcgccgccgccgccactccatCTCGTGA
- the LOC120693077 gene encoding BTB/POZ domain-containing protein At1g03010-like isoform X1, whose translation MGVATVTELKQSISGKRTFRPSLISRHANEWPPTDVSSDLTVEVGTSSFALHKLFAQFPLVSRSGKIRRLVAEAKDAKLARHSLHGTPGGAPAFELAAKFCYGVHVDVTVANVAMLRCAAHYLQMTEDFSDKNLEARAEAFLRDAVLPSIASSVAVLRSCEALLPAAEDVNLPARLIAAIASNVCKEQLTSGLSKLDQCAQLKPPAAFVAELDSPGDWWGKSVAGLGLDLFQRLLSAVKAKGLKQETVTRILINYAQNSLHGLMARDVHGAAKCGGGADADAVKKQRAVVETIVSLLPAQSKRSPVPMAFLSGLLKTAMAVSASSICRADLEKRIGMQLDQAILEDILIAAGAGAGAGTGTPAGQQHGLYDTDVVARIFSVFLNLDDDNEEDGGFDYDSPRSPKQSLLVKAAKLLDSYLAEVALDSNILPSKFISLAELLPDHARLVTDGLYRAVDIFLKVHPNIKEAERYRLCKAIDCQRLTPDACSHAAQNERLPVQMAVQVLYFEQLRLRSAIQAGGGGGSMGGGHDAALFFGCAAAAQGGVNMRSGSGVGSGAMSPRDNYASVRRENRELKLEVARMRMRLTDLEKDHVSMKRELVRVGPANRLLRGFARSLGRLFRMRPAAEPGLQQLGAKATADAKVLFQRRRRHSIS comes from the exons atgggCGTGGCGACGGTGACAGAGCTGAAGCAGAGCATCTCCGGGAAGAGGACGTTCCGGCCGAGTCTCATCAGCCGCCACGCCAATGAGTG GCCTCCGACCGACGTCTCCAGCGACCTCACCGTTGAGGTCGGCACGTCCAGCTTCGCCCTCCACAAG CTGTTCGCGCAGTTCCCGCTGGTCTCCCGGAGCGGCAAGATCCGGcggctcgtggcggaggccaaGGACGCCAAGCTGGCGCGGCACAGCCTGCACGGCAcgcccggcggcgcgccggcgttcGAGCTCGCCGCCAAGTTCTGCTACGGCGTCCACGTCGACGTCACGGTCGCCAACGTCGCCATGCTCCGCTGCGCCGCGCACTACCTGCAGATGACCGAGGACTTCTCCGACAAGAACCTCGAGGCCCGCGCCGAGGCCTTCCTCCGCGACGCCGTGCTCCCCAGCATCGCCAGCTCCGTCGCCGTGCTCCGCAGCTGCGAGGCGCTGCTCCCGGCCGCCGAGGACGTCAACCTCCCCGCGCGCCTCATCGCCGCCATCGCCAGCAACGTGTGCAAGGAGCAGCTCACCTCGGGCCTGTCCAAGCTGGACCAGTGCGCGCAGCTCAAGCCGCCCGCGGCGTTCGTCGCCGAGCTCGACTCGCCGGGCGACTGGTGGGGCAAGTCGGTGGCCGGCCTCGGGCTCGACCTGTTCCAGCGCCTGCTCTCCGCCGTGAAGGCCAAGGGGCTCAAGCAGGAGACGGTGACGCGGATCCTCATCAACTACGCGCAGAACTCGCTGCACGGGCTCATGGCGAGGGACGTGCACGGCGCCGccaagtgcggcggcggcgcggacgccgACGCCGTTAAGAAGCAGCGCGCCGTCGTCGAGACCATCGTGAGCCTGCTCCCGGCGCAGTCGAAGAGGAGCCCCGTGCCGATGGCCTTCCTCTCGGGGCTCCTCAAGACGGCGATGGCGGTGTCCGCGTCCAGCATCTGCAGGGCCGACCTCGAGAAGCGGATCGGCATGCAGCTGGACCAGGCCATCCTGGAGGACATActcatcgccgccggcgcgggcgcgggcgcgggcacgggcACGCCGGCCGGGCAGCAGCACGGGCTGTACGACACGGACGTGGTGGCGCGCATCTTCTCGGTGTTcctcaacctcgacgacgacaacgaggaggacggcgggttcgactACGACAGCCCGCGGTCCCCGAAGCAGAGCCTCCTGGTGAAGGCCGCCAAGCTGCTGGACAGCTACCTCGCGGAGGTGGCGCTCGACTCCAACATCCTGCCGTCCAAGTTCATCTCCCTCGCCGAGCTGCTCCCCGACCACGCCCGCCTCGTCACCGACGGCCTCTACCGCGCCGTCGACATCTTCCTCAAG GTGCACCCGAACATCAAGGAGGCGGAGCGGTACCGGCTGTGCAAGGCGATTGACTGCCAGCGGCTGACGCCGGACGCGTGCAGCCACGCGGCGCAGAACGAGCGGCTGCCGGTGCAGATGGCGGTGCAGGTGCTCTACTTCGAGCAGCTGCGGCTGCGGAGCGCGAtccaggccggcggcggcggcggcagcatggGCGGCGGGCACGATGCGGCGCTCTTCTtcgggtgcgcggcggcggcgcagggcggcgtgAACATGCGGTCCGGCAGCGGCGTGGGCAGCGGCGCCATGTCGCCGCGGGACAACTACGCGTCGGTGCGGCGCGAGAATCGGGAGCTGAAGCTGGAGGTGGCGCGCATGCGGATGCGGCTGACGGACCTGGAGAAGGACCACGTGAGCATGAAGCGGGAGCTGGTTCGCGTGGGCCCTGCCAACCGCCTGCTCCGGGGCTTCGCGCGCAGCCTCGGCAGGCTCTTCCGGATGCGCCCGGCCGCCGAGCCCGGCCTGCAGCAGCTCGGCGCCAAGGCCACCGCCGACGCCAAGGTGCtcttccagcgccgccgccgccactccatCTCGTGA